In Trichlorobacter lovleyi, the DNA window CGGTGCGCTTTTCTGCACCCTTGGTTCTTTCTGATTTGATCAGCCGGTTCTCATAATCCCAGCTCTGGGTCCAGCCTTTGGTCTCGTTGATGCTTTTTGCGGTCTGGTTACCGTTGTTGTCGTAGCTGTAGCTGTACTGTCTGCCTTGAAGCATCCGGTTGGCATCGTCATGTATATAACCGGTATCCCGTGGGCCAGGGCCGCTGGTCCGGTTGCCTACATCGTCATAGCTGTATTTTTCTGTACCACGTGGCGTAACCGCCTGGGTGAGACGGTAGAGCTCATCGTAGTTGTAGTTCTCGTTTGTGGTCCCGGTTTTTGTCTTGCGGTTGCCAGCCTGATCGTGGGTGTAGCTGTAGCTGGTGATGGTGCCGGTTGCTGTTGTGTGATTGAGGCTTGTCAGGCGGTTGAAGTCATCATAGCCAAAGTTGGCAACAATCTGATTCGGGTAACTGACTGTCTTGATCCTGCTTAGGTCATCATAGCCGAAATGGAAAAGACCGGCGGCGCTGGTGATGCTGTCCAAACGGTTGGCAGTGTCATACTGGTACTGGATGGTTCTCTGGTCTGCTGTGGACGGGAAATAGACTACGGTCTTGCGCTGGCCGATGTTGTCGTAGAGATCGTAGGTGATGGTGCGACCGTTGCTGTCGCTGACACTCTTGAGCCAGCCATTGTTGTAATAGCTGTAGGTGTAACTGATATTCTGGTTGGAGGCGGTTAGGAGGGCTCCATCCGGGTAATAGGTAAAGCTTGCTTCAGTGCCGTCGGCATAGTGCTTTTTCGTGAGTTGGCCAAGTGTGTTGTAGTAATGGGTAATGAGAACCAGTTCGGTAGTCGGTACGGTGGCATCAATCTTTTCCTTAAGAAGGCCACTGTCGTAGTATGTGTAACGAATAACCTTGCCCAGCGGGTCTGTCTCCCGTTCCAGTCTTCCCTGCGCATCGTACTGGTAGCTTGTCTTCTTGGTGCGGGCATCAATAACGGCGGTCAGTTTGTCGCTGCCTCCGCAAGACGGGCAGCTGTTTGAACCATATTCGTAGAGGGTGTCCTTTAATCTGGCATCAGTTACTTTGGTTACTTGGCGCTGATAGTTGTAGAGGTATTTTGTCTCATTCGATTCTGGATCTTTTACCGAGGTACGATTGCCATTGGCGTCATAGCTGTAGCGGGTGATGTTGTCAGGAAGGCTGGCGCCATACCGTGTAACCGTGCGTAGCCGATTCAGGGCATCGTAAGCATATACGGTACGCAGTTCCCGTTGCGTTGCATCTTTAACTTTGATTTCAAGTGCATTGCCGTTTTTGTCATAACTTGTGTAGTTGGTAACAATGGTGTCAGGGGTTGTGACGGATTGCAGCAAACCGACAATACCTGCCGACCTGTTTTCCGGCGTGTCGGGATAGTAGGTGTAGATTGTTTTTTTCCCGTTGCCATCCTCAACTTCAGACACGGTTCCATTGGCATTGAAACGGGTTATGCTCTGCTTGCCTTCAGGATCGGTAGTTGTGGTGACTTTTTGTCCATTCTCAGTGGTGTATTGGTAGGTATTCGTTCGGAATGGGGTGAAGCGTTCATCGGTGACAGATGCGATCTGGTCGAAATTGGCGGCGTCATAAGTATAGCGAAGCGCCGTTTTGATCGGTGGGCTCAGAGACGCCAGCGTTGCCATATCCACGGTCTGCGGATCAAGGCCGGTATATGCAGAAATGTCTACGGGATCGGTCTGGGTCAGAAGATTGCCGTGGTTGTCGTAGGTGTAGAAGGTGGTCAGATAATTATTGTCAAACGGTTCAGTTTTAGCCCGGAGCGTGGTATCTGCATTGTAATAATACGAAGTCTTTTTGCCGCCTGCCAGCCCCTTTTCCTTGATAAAGCCGGTTTGGATATCATAGGTGTACAGCCATTGGCTCATGTTGTTGTCTGTATAGGTACTGGTCCTAACGTTGCCGGTCTCAGCAGGATAGACAATTCCTCGCGCCTTAAGGTCTGGAGCGATTGAACTGTTTACCTTTTTCCCGCTGTAACCATATTGCGTGGTATTGCCTCCCGGATCTGTTTTGGACTGCAGCAGGTTGTCGGGATTGTAAAGGTACTCCCAATACCCTGCCGGGATGCCGGTATCGGTAACCGGATTGACAACCTTCCAGAGTTTGTCGTTCTGGTAGACAAAATTGTAGGTGTTGTTGTTAGGGTCGCTGACACCGGTCAGGCGATGCGGAACAGCCGGGTCATAGTCGAAGACAATGGATCTTAGGCTATCACTGACAGAGACCAGGTCTGTTCCGTTATAGGTAAAGGTAAGAGTGTTGCCGTATTTGTCGCTAATGGTGTTCAGGGTGCCGTCTGAGGCAAAATGGTATTGCCTGCCATCGACAAAGATCAGGTCGAAAGAATCTCCGTTTTGGATCAGAGAAGAGCTATCTCCTGTTTCGGCACTGTAGGTGCTGCCGTTCCAGGTGAAAACGTGGCGCGTCCCGCCATTATCAAACACTTTGCCGTTGTTGTCACTGCTCTGGAGTCTTATTGCGTAGTTATGCTTCCAGCCAATGCCAAGCGGACCTTGAACAGCATCAAGACTGTTATAGTGCAGGGAGAACAACAGAGGCTGCACACCTCCGTTGACAGAAAGTATATCCTGGCTGAAGGATAGGTTGCCGGTAGCAACGTTGGCGCTTGAGCCTATCGGTACATTCAGTTTGCATTTGTCCGGTGGTTCAATGACTTTTGTCGATACGGATGCTGTTGCCGTACAGGCAGCTGATGTCGCTGTTATACTTGCACTGTAAATGCCGGTAGAAACAGGAATGCCGTTGTTTTTACCATCCCAGGAATAGTTGAGTGAGCCTGACCCGGTATTTGTTGCTCCATTAATCGCTAACGACCAGGCGATTGGGTAGTTTGAGGTAATATTGGCAGATATGTCGGCTTTTTCATCCATTGACGGTTTGAACGACTCAGGGGCGGAAGGGGTTCCCATGGAAAGACAGCAAGGCGATGACGATGGGTTTTGAGGATATTCGAATCTACCGAAGTCAACGGCATTATAGGTAGGCCAATAGGGGTAGCTGTTTAAGATCTTGCCATCCATGTAGCTGCCGGGAATCGTCGCATACGTCCCCATTACGAGAACAAATGAAGCGCCGGATGTGCTTCTGAAGAGCTTCAGGTTGTCGCGGTAGTAGGAATTTAGATACCCGTTATCAACCATCCAGTTGAAGTACCCGGTTATCCAGCTCTGCATCTCATCCGGCGATCGAGGGGTTTGCCCCATGGATTCGTTTATCGCCTGTACACTTCCATTAAGGCAGTTCAAGTCGTATCTGGCATATATTGTTCTGCCTTCGGCAGTGCAGCCTTGAGCAACGTACTGGAAACCAATATTTGCACCTGCGTCGGGAGAGTTGCTTGGGTAGCAGTTTGCAGCTTCAGTGTTTGGGACAGACGTGAGAATTATAGATATGCAGGCAAAAACGATAAACACCAAATGAAACGGGCGAAAGCATCTTAGTATTCCTAGCGTGGCGGCAAGCGTATTCAGCGGTAAACAGGTAAGACCACAAGCCATAGCAAAACCCCTTTGGCAGAATGTGTACGTAGAGATGAACTGCTTTTCCATTTGTGTAGCGATTACCTGATGACCAAGCCGTCGGCAATAACGGTTCCGTCGCTGATGGTGAGTTCGCCGTTCAGGATCGGCTCACCGACTAAACTGGTGTAGCCGCTGTCGTAGCCGCCCTGCAGGGTGGTGGTGATCGGGCGGTTGCAGGTCAGGGATTCGGTGTAGGTGGTGGCCCAGAGTTTCAGG includes these proteins:
- a CDS encoding RHS repeat-associated core domain-containing protein; amino-acid sequence: MEKQFISTYTFCQRGFAMACGLTCLPLNTLAATLGILRCFRPFHLVFIVFACISIILTSVPNTEAANCYPSNSPDAGANIGFQYVAQGCTAEGRTIYARYDLNCLNGSVQAINESMGQTPRSPDEMQSWITGYFNWMVDNGYLNSYYRDNLKLFRSTSGASFVLVMGTYATIPGSYMDGKILNSYPYWPTYNAVDFGRFEYPQNPSSSPCCLSMGTPSAPESFKPSMDEKADISANITSNYPIAWSLAINGATNTGSGSLNYSWDGKNNGIPVSTGIYSASITATSAACTATASVSTKVIEPPDKCKLNVPIGSSANVATGNLSFSQDILSVNGGVQPLLFSLHYNSLDAVQGPLGIGWKHNYAIRLQSSDNNGKVFDNGGTRHVFTWNGSTYSAETGDSSSLIQNGDSFDLIFVDGRQYHFASDGTLNTISDKYGNTLTFTYNGTDLVSVSDSLRSIVFDYDPAVPHRLTGVSDPNNNTYNFVYQNDKLWKVVNPVTDTGIPAGYWEYLYNPDNLLQSKTDPGGNTTQYGYSGKKVNSSIAPDLKARGIVYPAETGNVRTSTYTDNNMSQWLYTYDIQTGFIKEKGLAGGKKTSYYYNADTTLRAKTEPFDNNYLTTFYTYDNHGNLLTQTDPVDISAYTGLDPQTVDMATLASLSPPIKTALRYTYDAANFDQIASVTDERFTPFRTNTYQYTTENGQKVTTTTDPEGKQSITRFNANGTVSEVEDGNGKKTIYTYYPDTPENRSAGIVGLLQSVTTPDTIVTNYTSYDKNGNALEIKVKDATQRELRTVYAYDALNRLRTVTRYGASLPDNITRYSYDANGNRTSVKDPESNETKYLYNYQRQVTKVTDARLKDTLYEYGSNSCPSCGGSDKLTAVIDARTKKTSYQYDAQGRLERETDPLGKVIRYTYYDSGLLKEKIDATVPTTELVLITHYYNTLGQLTKKHYADGTEASFTYYPDGALLTASNQNISYTYSYYNNGWLKSVSDSNGRTITYDLYDNIGQRKTVVYFPSTADQRTIQYQYDTANRLDSITSAAGLFHFGYDDLSRIKTVSYPNQIVANFGYDDFNRLTSLNHTTATGTITSYSYTHDQAGNRKTKTGTTNENYNYDELYRLTQAVTPRGTEKYSYDDVGNRTSGPGPRDTGYIHDDANRMLQGRQYSYSYDNNGNQTAKSINETKGWTQSWDYENRLIKSERTKGAEKRTVTFKYDPFGKRIEKKLETTLNGTTTTETTSYVYDNEDIILELITNSAGTTKTIYTHGPGIDEPLALERSGQFYYYHQDGLSSITAISDQNRTVVQRYSYSVFGQPRPTTSFRNSYQYTAREYDKETGLYFYRARYYDPMEGRFISKDPVGFAGGDVNLYGYVSNSPINWIDPFGLKKCGCIEVPVAPAGADIDSNIREARNRSGAIVWFYLQVRNRGPWDYKQKGKAYQDFGNFNFGATGAALGISENILLRGAGWAQQRAGTSKPEYGTWTGDAPYGDDPADQELIQRGIEYYKCMKNKGF